The genomic segment cgttgatcattgaaaaaacatatataaatcgTCATAATCGTCATCAGTACAATATCATTAAGTGCACGGATGTGTTTatattatacacacacatatcGTTTGATTATTAATATATGCCTAATcatgtaattaataataattaagatgaTGTCTAATACTGCATTAAATAAAAGGTTATTATTGTGACTTGacatttattagtattttttatatataattaaatacataattACAATACCTAGTTCGGCTTCACCGGTAAAcccaataatttattgatttaaagtCTAATCTAATTAGATGACTTGTTGATATGAAGCTTCGCCTAAGACATGTCAAcgcaaaattttgattttttttatcaaaataattttattttgaattctttttaaaaaatcaaacgttggattaatttaattcaattataatcTATGACCAGATTCGGCCGTCTcataattacaattataataaagAAGTACAAGTTCAAACATTTGATGGAGATTATTCAAGATAAATTGCTTTAGCTTGTTTAATGAATATATTTCGTAGAATTAGTtagaaatgattattttttatttaatttaatttttattaaaaacaaaataatcaaattgaccgaaactaaactaaaatcaaaattggttcaaactgaccggtttcgATTTAGTTcgattattttagaataaaaattgattttttcgggtttgacttagtttttttaggtttggatttagttttttcagtttcagacttataaaatcaaaaccaaactaaatcagttaattttttaaaaattataatcagtttaatcaaacttttttataatttaatttttttagttacttttttatttttttaatttaatcaattttttaatttttttcttcaccagAAATAGTTGTCGCCACAAAATCATCTTTTCTCTCGTAATAAAATAAACCAAGAGAGGCAAAATTCCTGTCACGTGCATTGACTACTACCAAACAAATCCTACTCGACACGGCACCGTTTCCAACCAAAAAAGAATTAACATATACAGTGATCGATTTTTCTTCCTCGTAGTTGGTAAACCATGAAGTGAGCGCTTCGTTGTTGGAGAAAGTAAAGACTGATGTTCAGGACTTCTTTAACCTGCCAATGGAAGAGAAGAAGCTCTTTTGGCAGTATCCAGGAGAAGTAGAGGGCTTCGGACAAGCATTTGTCGTGTCCGAGGAGCAAAAGCTTGACTGGGGTGACCTTTTCTTCATGGTCACCCAGCCAGTTCATGCAAGGAAACCCCACCTGTTTCCAAAGCTGCCTCTTCCTTTCAggtcttctctctttctctctgtctTTGTATACTGTGGgttttttaaggtatttttgtttcttaattagTAACCTAGCTACTAGCTCTTAATTTCTTCTTGCAGAGACACCGTGGAGGCATTTTCATTGGAATTGAAAAACCTAGGTATTACGATCCTCGGAAAGATGGCTAAAGCACTAAAGATAGAGGCAGAGGAAGTAGAAGAGCTCTTTGGAAATGGGTTTCAGTcaatgaggatgaattattaCCCTCCATGTCCTCAACCTGATAAGGTTATTGGCCTTACTCCTCATTCTGATGCTGTAGGTCTCACTATTCTCCTGCAAGTCAACGAAGTGGAAGGTCTCCAGGTAAAGAAGGATGGGAAATGGGTTCCTGTCAAGCCCCTCCCAAATGCCTTCATTTTCAACGTTGGAGATATTTTGGAGGTAAAATACATACATAATTGCAAGCGATGTTAGCTTGGAACTTGGATATTGATCATAATGTTCTTGCGATTATCATTTGCACATCATTTCTGCAGATCATAACGAACGGGACATACCGTAGCATTGAGCATCGGGCAACAGTGAATTCTGAGAAAGAAAGGCTCTCAATTGCAACATTTTTGTCCCCGAACTATGACGGCGTAATTGGACCAGCACCCGGTTTAGTCACTGAACAGACTCCAGCAATGTTTAAGAGTACAACAACTGAAGAGTATTTCAAGGGCCTCTTTGCTCGCGAGCTTCATGAAAAATCATACCTTGATGTTATGAGAATATGAGTGGGGATAATTGATAGCAGGGAATTTGGGTGCATGGTTTGGGAATTGTCAAGATATTTTAGCATTAAACGACATATGATCTTGCTTTATTACTGAAAGGATGTCTTTAGTAGGTGAGAGTTGCTAAAACATATATCATCCATGTTT from the Populus nigra chromosome 1, ddPopNigr1.1, whole genome shotgun sequence genome contains:
- the LOC133705192 gene encoding protein SRG1-like encodes the protein MESKVVQFGSSLIVPCVQELAKVNTAAIPPRYIRPDQDQPTIIPSCASVNEIPVVDMQRLLDLESMDSELAKLHLACRDWGFFQLVNHEVSASLLEKVKTDVQDFFNLPMEEKKLFWQYPGEVEGFGQAFVVSEEQKLDWGDLFFMVTQPVHARKPHLFPKLPLPFRDTVEAFSLELKNLGITILGKMAKALKIEAEEVEELFGNGFQSMRMNYYPPCPQPDKVIGLTPHSDAVGLTILLQVNEVEGLQVKKDGKWVPVKPLPNAFIFNVGDILEIITNGTYRSIEHRATVNSEKERLSIATFLSPNYDGVIGPAPGLVTEQTPAMFKSTTTEEYFKGLFARELHEKSYLDVMRI